A part of Chloroflexota bacterium genomic DNA contains:
- a CDS encoding sulfatase-like hydrolase/transferase yields MAKRTPIARKRGGAAMAERRPNVLFLTSDQQRFDCLGVNSDGYVQTPAIDRLAAEGVNLTGCYVNNPVCAPSRATLLTGRYPRNHGVTSNGIALSEDELTVAQILSDAGYRTGNLGKLHFVPLGTRDFDRPHPGFGFDVHVNADEPGCFPDDYIRWIRQVAPGMEDKVGIPHPITGDRSKHYWDFEAPEELSYTAWVADQTIGFIDAAGDTPWFAVAGFYLPHAPCNPPAEYVDRYPASGVPPPDVVPGELDDKPEMVRYLAESLLPDTDEEVTQYRRYYYASCTMIDHHCGRVIEHLRRSGQLDNTIVVYFSDHGDACGDNYTLGKHQAHYDSFMKVPMAWRWPGGLPGGRTFEGFFEGVDLVPTLLEALSLPIPKPVDGSSLWGQLVGGDGPGKDCVLMEYFDPGIEEVVHEVPKATRYTLSGWSVLTLIDEQNKYWIDGEGNEILYDRKADPGEHVNLAGDPAHSAALGRMRKALLVKLASTYDRRHRKLASV; encoded by the coding sequence ATGGCCAAACGAACGCCGATTGCCCGGAAACGCGGAGGTGCCGCAATGGCCGAACGCCGCCCCAACGTCCTGTTCCTCACGTCAGACCAGCAGCGCTTCGATTGCCTGGGCGTAAATTCCGACGGCTACGTGCAGACGCCGGCCATCGATCGCCTAGCAGCCGAAGGGGTCAACCTGACCGGCTGTTACGTGAACAATCCGGTCTGCGCGCCGTCGCGCGCCACCCTGCTGACCGGTCGCTACCCCCGCAATCACGGCGTCACTTCCAACGGCATCGCACTCTCAGAGGACGAGCTGACGGTTGCCCAGATCCTCTCCGATGCCGGCTATCGGACCGGCAACCTGGGCAAGCTGCATTTCGTGCCGCTTGGCACGCGCGATTTTGACCGCCCGCATCCCGGTTTCGGCTTCGACGTACACGTAAACGCCGACGAGCCGGGCTGCTTCCCTGACGACTACATCCGCTGGATTCGTCAGGTCGCCCCGGGCATGGAAGACAAGGTCGGCATACCGCACCCGATAACCGGCGATCGCAGCAAACACTATTGGGATTTCGAGGCTCCCGAGGAACTCTCATATACCGCCTGGGTGGCCGATCAAACCATTGGGTTCATCGACGCCGCTGGCGACACGCCGTGGTTTGCCGTCGCCGGGTTTTATCTTCCGCACGCGCCTTGCAATCCGCCGGCCGAATATGTAGATCGCTATCCGGCCTCCGGCGTGCCGCCACCCGACGTGGTGCCCGGCGAACTGGACGACAAGCCTGAAATGGTGCGCTATCTCGCCGAGAGCCTGCTTCCGGACACAGACGAAGAGGTAACCCAATATCGGCGTTACTACTACGCTTCCTGCACCATGATCGATCACCATTGCGGACGGGTGATCGAGCATTTGCGGCGCTCCGGTCAACTCGACAACACCATCGTGGTCTACTTCTCAGATCACGGCGACGCCTGTGGCGACAACTACACCCTGGGCAAGCACCAGGCCCACTACGATTCCTTCATGAAGGTGCCGATGGCCTGGCGTTGGCCGGGTGGCCTGCCCGGTGGGCGAACGTTCGAGGGTTTCTTCGAAGGCGTAGATCTGGTGCCGACTCTGCTTGAGGCCCTCTCGCTGCCTATCCCGAAGCCGGTCGACGGGAGCTCGCTCTGGGGGCAACTTGTCGGTGGCGACGGACCTGGCAAGGACTGTGTGCTGATGGAATACTTCGATCCCGGCATCGAGGAGGTCGTCCACGAAGTTCCCAAAGCCACCCGCTATACGCTGAGCGGATGGTCGGTGCTCACACTCATTGACGAGCAGAACAAGTACTGGATTGACGGCGAGGGTAACGAGATCCTCTACGATCGCAAGGCTGACCCTGGCGAGCATGTCAACCTGGCCGGCGACCCGGCCCATTCCGCCGCGCTGGGTCGAATGCGAAAGGCCCTGCTAGTCAAGCTGGCTTCGACATACGATCGGCGGCACCGCAAACTGGCTTCGGTCTAG